TAACACTGTTTTTGATGCATCAAAAGAAACACTGCATAGAGCTAACCTTAGAATATCAACTCTAACCAGCAGATAACTCATGATAACTTAAAGAGACTTAAGCATCTTCATATTGAGATAACCTAAAAGACCACTCTTAACCTGTATTACCCCCAAAAATTCTTTAAACAAATAGACAGAAACAATATCATATTCTAATCCCTACTGAAACAGTAGGATCTCCaatattgaaaaaataaattcTTCATCAAATAAATGGTACCCAGTTTGTTCTTCACTTCACGATGCATCTCTGATACGAGCAATTAAatgaaaatattgatgcataCCCTCTTAAATGTCAACCTTATCTTTAATAAAAAACGCGCCTCTAAGAACCCCTGTTCCCCAAAGTTCTCATGATGATGGATAAAAACCCTACTTCAGCTCCTTAGTAATCCCATGACCTAAAATAGAAACAAAAAAGAGAAACCTTTCACAGCAAACAGATTAGACAAATAATCAGGAAATAAAACCGATTTACAGGATTAAAAGCAGAgtaaaatcatcaaaaaagaaattgattttgagaaatcaaatttataaaaaaacctaaaaagttAGGTCATACCCAAAATTTTCGAATTGAAAACAAAAACTAACCAAAAGTGATCAAAAAAGTATGTAAAAGAAGCTAAATTAACAGTAGAACATGATAAGAATGAAAGATTTTCAAAGCAAAAACTGGATTGAAGCAAAGGGGATCGAGAATTTTTCCGTTTGACTTAGTCAGCGTCACATGACTTTTTGCTTGACTTTTCCCTGTTAAGTCTTCCAAAGCTGGCTTGATCATCCAACTATTGTGATTTCTCTGTTATGTCCGAGTTGAGACTCTTCAGGAAAACTGAAATTCGAACACACTCATGGCAATCCAGTTCCACCATAGACCTTGATTTTGATATCCCAGCAGCTGAAGATTTCCAACCGATTTCCTGAAGAGTCAGTTTCAGAAATTGACTTTTTCCTGTTATGTCCGAGTTGTTACATAACGGTTTAAAAGGGGACCGTACCATGTGCACACCTTAAGAAAAAACAGGACTCTAGTAAAACTCTTATTCCATGGTTAACCCAAAAAAGTGCCCCTTGGACCGGATGAAATCCGCGGGTATGGACACGTTTTGCTCACCCTCAAAAATTTGGGTAGGCTCACATTACCAATCTAGGCTGACGATCAAAGATAAGCCCAAATTCTAAATAAGATAAAACCCTTATTCCAAAGTTAACCCAAAaaaagatgtctctagaagactAGAACCATCTTGACCCTTCATCCACTCTCCCATTAGTTCCTTAAAAATCGTTTCAAACGAAGAACTCTCTAGAAACACTAGAAAGGAATATATAAACCCTTTCACTTCACACACTCTCTCTCTCAACTTTCGAAAATCAATCTCCGATTAGTTAAATTAAATCTGTCTAAGGCGATTTCAGTTTTTTCTTAAAGAAATGGATGATGATTTTGATATCCCAGCAGCTGAAGATTTCCAAGATGATTTTCCTGATGAAAATCCATCTCTGAAAGTAGGCGaagaaaaagaaattggaaaTCAAGGGTTGAAGAAAAAGCTGATTAAAGAAGGTCAAGGTTGGGATACTCCTGACAATGGTGATGAAGTTGAAGGTAATTAAAATCATCACTCACTTTATTGTGCCTGTCTAATCCTTTTGTTatgaatttttagggttttgaatgaaaattgatttgattgatttttttttttggtatgacAGTTCATTATACTGGGACTTTATTGAATGGAACTCAATTTGATTCGAGTCGTGATCGAGGAACACCGTTCAAGTTCAAGCTTGGGCAAGGTATGATGATTGTTCAATTTAACGTAAATGTTCTGTGTGTTGATTTTGTTGGAAGTATTGAGAGATTTCTGGTGCGGTGTGTTGTttaattagggtttgttattaGGTTTTGGTATTAATATAGGAATCTTGTTACGGCTTTaggtttatcatgcaattctcaTCTGTTAACTAAAGGTCTGTGGTGGAACTGGATTGCCATGAGTGTGTTGTTCGAATTTCAGTTTTCCTGAAGAGTCAGTTTCAGATGCACATTACTCTCGTTTTCATTGATCAAAATCCTGAAATAGGATAGGATAATCAGAGTCTGGATGAGTTCAACATTCAGAGTCtcgatttgaactggattttgtgtCTTATAGCTGGGTGGTTCATGTGAAGTATTAATTTTATGGACTCTTAGGTGTCTGGACAGTTTGTTTGGTTGTGTATGATGTTGACTGTAATGAAATCTATGAAAGAAACAGGTGTAAGACATTTTTTCGTCATTATATACAGAAATACATACTATGTGTATATACATACTATGTGTAAGCTGTATTGTCTGCTTATTGAGGTTGGAATGAAATCATAGCTGAAGAGTTTCTCCACATTATGTTATGGTGTCCAGTCTCAGTCAGTGTATTGCGTATTTTATTGGATGATGAAAATAAAATGAGAGATAGAAGAGtacctttgtttgttgatgttaattttgttttctggCAGGCCAAGTTATCAAGGGATGGGATCTTGGTATCAAGACAATGAAGAAGGGAGAGAATGCAATTTTCACCATCCCAGCTGAGCTAGCATATGGTGAAGCTGGTTCTCCTCCAACAATTCCTCCTAGTGCAACCCTTCAGTTCGACGTGGAGCTACTCTCCTGGTCTAGTGTGAAGGACATTTGCAAAGATGGAGGCATTGTCAAGAAGGTTCTAACTGAAGGGGAGAAATGGGAAAATCCCAAAGATCTGGATGAAGTTCTTGGTATGTTTTTTGTGTTACTGTTGACCACTGATTGAGTGCTTTAGAGTTTGGTGATAGGATGTAGACTGACAAGTTTATGATGTACCAATACAGTCAATTATGAGGCTCGACTTGAGGACGGGAGTGTGGTTTCCCAATCTGAAGGAGTTGAATTTGTTGTCAGAGATGGTTCGTCTCCCACCCTTTCTCAAACTTTCTCAATGTAGTATGGTGatgttttttatattttctcaagCTGTATCATTTATTTTAATGAAACTTGTTTTATATTCAGGGTATTTCTGTCCTGCTTTGGAGAAGGCTGTCAGAAcaatgaaaaagaaggagaaggTTCTCTTGACAGTGAAGCCCCAATGTAGGTTCAATTCATATTGGATCTTCATTTGCTTTTGTAATTCTGGCTGTGGACCTTTTTTGATGGTGTTTGTTTTGTTTGGCTGCAGATGGATTTGGAGAGAAAGGTAGGTCAGCCTCTGGTCAGGAGGCAGCTGTTCCACCAAATGCGACTCTTCTCATTTCTCTAGAGTTGCTCTCCTGGAAGATCGTGACAGAAGTAACTCCTGACAAGAAAGTCATAAAGAAGATTCTTAAAGAAGGAGAGGGATATGAGAAACCTAATGATGGAACTGTTGCTAAAGGTAATCCAAGTAGTGTGATGTATGAAAGGGATCAATATGATATTTAATCAAAACTCCTGTATGATGCGGAATGGGGGGATTAATCAAAACTCCTGTATTTATGTTTTTCAGTGAAGTTAATCGGGAAGCTTCAAGATGGAACGATATTTTTGAAAACGGGCCATGATGCGGAAGAGCCATTTGAGTTCAAGACAGATAACGGTATATGAGCATCACTGTATATTCCTGTTATATTGTGCGTGGTATAAAGATGGCTAACAAACTTGTTTTGCTGATCAGATGAAGTCATCGAAGGACTTGATAGAGCTGTAATGACTATGAAAAAGGGTGAGGTTGCACTTGTGACTATTGAACCTGAATATGCTTTTGGCTCTTCAGAGTCTCAGCAAGAGCTCGCTGTTGTTCCTCCTGGCTCAACTGTCTATTATGAAGTTGAGCTTGTATCTTTCGTTAaggttggtggtggtggaaaaacaACTTCTTTCTGCTCTCTGGCACTCGTTTATCTTGGTTTTGCTTATCTAAGTTAAACTGTGTGTTGACGACAGGACAAGGAATCGTGGGACATGGACAATGCTGAGAAGATTGTGGCCGCTGGCAGAAAGAAGGAAGAAGGTAATGCACTGTTCAAGGCTGGTAAATACGCAAGAGCCTCTAAGAGATACGAGAAGGTACTGCCAactcattaatcatagattcaaGTTTTCTCGTACACAATGTCCCAGGGAAGTGGTTGTGTCTCACCAAGTATTTATTTTCTTGTCTCTGGAGTTAGGCTGCAAAATTCATCGAGTACGATTCTCCTTTCAGTGAGGAGGAGAAAAGGGAGGTTAAGACTCTTAAGGTCAGTTGCAACCTTAACAATGCAGCCTGCAAGCTGAAACTTAAAAGCTACAAGGAGGCAGAGAAGCTGTGCACAAAGGTCTGAACTTTACCATTCTTCTGTTTTGCAGCTTCTAAAATTTTAGTGATACGTATATAGCTTCTTGTTCCTAGATGTATCATATACTTTCTTGCTCTGCTGAATATGCCGGAATCTGCTATTTTGCTAGGTGCTGGAGATTGAAAGTCGGAATGTGAAGGCACTTTACAGACGGGCCCAAGCTTATATCAACCTGGTTGATTTTGATCTAGCTGAGCTTGACATTAAGAAGGCTCTTGAGATCGACCCTAATAACAGGTATATCTATCTGTGCTAATGTATTCTTTATATGTTAGGGGCAGATTTTGCCATTTATCAAAGACTCTTGGCCGATCATTGATGTGTTATTGTGGTGCGTTAATGTAGGGATGTGAAGATGGAATACAAAGTACTGAAAGAGAAGGTCAAGGAGTACAacaagaaggatgctaagttttttggaaacatttttgctaaaatgaGCAAGTTAGATCCTCTTGACACAAGCGTAAGTTGCTAAACCTTGTACTGTGCCTAAgaatttcatatatttttctaGAATCATCTAGAATCACATTTTTGCTGATTATGCTTTTGTTGAATATTCTGTTTGGGATGCAGAAAGCCAAGCAGGAAGCCGAACAACCTATGAATGTTGACAGCACAGCTTGATGGGATTGGAAAGGGTTTATGTTAAGAGTAGGAGAGAGTTACTACAAACTTGTATCTCGTATACCTTCTAAATTGTTCGGAGTGTTCTATTTTAATGTTCTTAACTGGTGTTCTACTGTGTTCTCTTTCTTTAGTATCTTCTTCTGTAGAACTGAGGCTAAATATTAGAAATTTTACTTGTTTACTGTCTACAATATTATCTCTACCTGACAGAATAAAATCTTTTCAAAAAATTAATCCTCCTAGTTTAGAATTTGATCTATCAAGGTTGAATGTACCTTTCTAGAGCTTATGGGCTTCTGGGAAATGTTAGGGGACCGACCCTAAACCGGTTGACTAGAAGAGAGaatccattgacttataaactactaaTTAAGCCCTATTTAATCAATGTGGGATTGTGGGATCCCGATATCCCACCATGTttccagacccaacgtcctcgttggcccaTTCTATTGACATTGAGTCAAAGGTAGTCCTTTTTTTTATGACGTCTTCACTTCCCTATCAGTATTCAATGCGGGTGACAAGTACGTCCATACATAGGTGTTCCAACActttaatctagcctataggtcaccccttccgtggagcgGACATGGATCGTGGTGGttggttctgataccaattgttaggatACCAActctaaactcgtcataagcccatgagTAGAACTCAACTCAAAAACCGGTTGACCagatgagggaacccattgacttataaactaccaattaagccccatctaactaatgtgggactaggatcccaacatctTTAAGAGGAAAACGGCTGAAAGCGTGATGTGCATTTAGGAAAAGCTCACAGAGCCTTTCAATCCGAGCCTATACGATTCCAGATTGCTTATTAAGGAGTTCTCTCGAGCGAAGAAATGTTTAAGTTAGTGAGGAGTATTTAAGGAATTATTTAAGAGTGCGTCTGTCTAGCAAGTTGAACTACAGAATTCTCCTTATTATGGTCCAATTTCAAGTTAAGGATAGATTAAGATAAAATACACAATTCTCCATTTACGGCCTAATTTCAAGTTAGGATTAGATTAAGATAAAATGCGGAAAAGTAAGTATAGCAAGTTTTTCAGgacagaaaaaaaaattcatattttTAGCATCTAAACTAGGATAAACTAGGATGAATATATTCTCTTCGTTTTAAAAAGACTGTTCACTATTCTATTTTTGTgtatttcaaaattgtgtccagcttctgtttatattCATATTTTCCGATGAACTCTCTAGTATATCCTTAAAaaaattttcataaattcattttTAACGGGATCCGATGTAAAATATTAAAGAATTCGTgtatttcaaaattgtgtccagtttctgtttatatttatattttccaatgaactctctagtatacccttaaattttttatattcataaattcattTTTAACGGGATCCGatataaaatattaaagaaatttatataattaaggaaacaaatatatccatcGTTCCTTTTAAGAGAATATATACTTGGCTCCAAAAACTAAAGAAACCTattttttgtaatgactaaaatACCCTCCATGAATTATAAGATTAAATttattatcttctccttctcttttcattcataaatcatgatgaagatgatgatcataatttcatcatgatgaaaatgatgatcatATAATAAAAACTGAAgctcttttcattcataaatcatgatgaagatgatgatcataaaaaaaaaactattctttttctttttctttctctctttttcttctctatcgcgatgaagatgacgatcacaaaaagaaaaaactaagaaaacccatcacttatttttgtttttgaaaacccCCAAAAAAACAGTTTCAGAATTGTCTACGGTTTGGAAGTAtgaattttcccaaccgtagaTGACTAACGGTTGGGAAACCAAACTGTAGGCATTgtctacggttgggaaaattcaTACTTCCAAACCGTAGACAGTTCTGAAACTGATTTTTCAAAAGCCTGATTCGATCGAATCTGCCTTTCCATGCATTAAAACCAATGAAATAAGatgagtttttttatttttaccttATTAAAGTCATTCCGGGTGGATTAAGTGGTGTTAATCGATAATGAATTATTTTGAAAATTGACGATTAATCGAAGAAATAGGCGATGGAGGTGATGGGAAAGAAGATAATGGAAGAGTTAAAAGGAGAGGAATGAAAACAAATTAGTTTTAGGTTTCAATATTTAATAGGTTAagggtattttaatattttccttatAAATTAGGTCCCCTTATCTTCATTGTAGGATATTTGAATCCTTGGGAGCCCCCAAGACTCTTTTCTTGGAGCCATTATAATAAATTTCAAATTAAATtacttataaagtttatactccataaatttgatatctttaattttccttttgtaTTTCATATTTGTAATCCTCCTAATAATTTTAGGTAGTTTTTATTGCTAgcatttttaataaaataaaataggtaaggagctaagggtagtcaagtaaaatactatggtctccttaatattttgacaaagtcaaagcggacagtctttttgaaacagagggaatattattttagaaaatttgTTAATTTAAGTTAAAATTTAGTTTATACAAGCCGAATTAGGacccttttttattattattttggcaattttttttaaaatcgaGGATTCGTTTATCGAAGCTCTACTTATATACATGGTGGTTTTACTTTGAAAGGGCTCTGACATTTTCTGGGATTTATGAATTTTGGAGATCCGTCAAacacctagttagcaattcggcatATGATTCGCTAATTATATCGAATTATTCAGAAATGCGGGTTATAGCCATCCGATTAAAACTACGAATTCGATTCCCGTGTTCTGTggggaaaaggaaaaaaaaaatctatgttgCACGGACACGAGATACAGTTACGACATGAAAGTGTTACGATAACATTTCAAATCTCAAAAACACGAGTTATGGGGACATGTTGTATGTGTAATATATATACCATCAAAATGAAACTCTACATCGCTTTACTTGTTCTTATTTTTAAATACGtattaaattaaataaattataatAATACGAAATAGTGATCTAATTTTCATGAACAGTGCTCTGATTTAATTGTTAAAAGGGAAAATAAATTAGTATAACAATTAGCTTATTTGTTTTTCCAAACCAATATGAGCCGTGTCAAAAAGTGTCCGATGAATGTCCATAAAATGTCCAATGTCTACTTTTACATGACATATGAGGTGGTGCGTTCGTCGCGTGTTGGATGTCATGCTTGTGTAGTATCCAATCGTACATCTACATCTGACACGGATACGACGTCTTTCGAGACATGTCTGTGCAACCTATGGAAAAACACAAGGCACCAAATTTTTTACTAACGAGGAAAACAGACCATCGGGACTTCGTCCAGctaaacaccacactatattaaaccGTTagagacattagcctactaccagACTTCGCACTGGAATGTACTTGAAACCGAGTTAtccctccaagaaattcagttgcagtcgtgttccttacgtttcttgaatctcgcaagattttatgcacttgattcccttaggtgcaacttaagagttgcttcaacctcagtgaagacttttgatgccTATTTGCCTCTAACAGACAAGCCTATTTGATATCCTTgttgatatgtttcaatctaggtttggatATCTATGTGTAGTAGACAAATTccagcaaaactcatgaatttggAACACTTACACTTGGTTAGCTAAGAAACCTGGATTATCAACCACCTCTGAAGaagaatccaaacaaatcaaagaagagtttaaacatctatcttgaggaatcacaaagtttaaGACGAAAAAACATTTTGATTTCCATCTATCTTGTTCCTGATACAAAATCCGTGAACTTCAATAACCAATATAATAAGATCCGGATATAAGAAATATAAGGTAAAAATATAGTCTGACTGTGCTTCACGAATCcataagtgaagtcttcaaaatCGTAACCCAGAAGTTCtatgaagaacctaggttataTATAGAGGACAACTCTAGATTTTCAACTAGAACACAAGAAAGTCAGGGATTAAGAAAACATGTTACaaaagtctctctatttatagattttcaatgCTACAAATCACCTTGAATTAAAGCCAAGGTTAGCTTGAAATCCAAGCAAAGACTTTTCCAGTTTAGATGAAGTTCTTATTAGGAATTCCTGTAAGCATGTGAAATGTCCTGCTTGAAAGTACACAAAAGAATATGCACTATGATCCAGGGTTCTAGAAACGTGCAAAGTGATAGTCCATAGCGGCAAGTATTCCTTTGAACTTACAAGCACTACCAGTTCAATATCTCTTAAGACTAAACAAGAACCCACATACCCAAAATGTTTTTGTGAATAAATTGTCTTAAAAGTGTCTATGAGAGAGTAGCAAAAACGAAAATAGTTATACCGAATAGTTCGCGAACTGCTGTTAATACTGAAATTGGACAGAGTTTTGCAAACCTTGGCAGTTCGTGAAGTCACTTGGTAGGAGTTTTCAAAGATACCTCATTCCCTAATTTCAAATGTAAGGGGCATGTAAACCGGGTTTGCAAACCTATACAGTTCGTGGAATTAAACTAAATAGATAATACATACAAGTATGTGTACCTTGCGCCACACAGTTCTAAATTCTCTTATAAATTTGAAACAGTCCCAATAGTCATAGACAGCATGCTCTATTGTTTGGGAGATTTCcgaatgatcaacttgaaacaagaataatttgtgaataataaatttttctaactaagattgttaaggatctatgaacatccattcCTTGAATCATATATTTCAAGAGTTTAACCAAGACATGCTTGAactcgattttttttctttgcaatattaaatctactaaaatcatacgacattgTCTCATAAGATATAATGGTACATGCCATGAGTAAATAGacacatacctctttgttaatgaagttcttgcaaatgtctttgtttgttcttcagtcttcaatattCGAgtgttattcagtgatgtctgataccatactctaatcctagtctgggacttgactttagtagactaaaaatTAAGATATTattttgtacatctaacattgacaacaagcttgagatacccaACCTTACGAGTTCGACTAaagtatgctctaacaatcttttcctttgtcaattttagtgacaaaactatcaatacatatagattcaATAAAATAGACATTTTAACTCAATATCCATAAtgcttgattattttttttaacatcTTCTTGAATTATTTGTACTTTAAGTTCTTTCATGGTTCTGCGTAAGATCATTTCAatacctttgttgttgaagatccatagcgaacaacaacttatgagaatactcaatTTTATTTATTCTAGAATGACAAGTGAATCTACTCAATAATTGTTACATCGGTGCATAGTATTTTTACCTACTTCAAAGTCCATTTGTACCAAAAATCTAAAGCAACACTATAGTTATATGTTTTCCCCTCTTAGTCCTTACTTATCTCTTTTGCATAATGGGTAGAAACCTACAGCTTGCAATTcacccccttacataatgctTCGAGAAAACTAAAGATAACATACCAACTTTTTGAGACGATTCCACTAAGTTTCTCAAATTAACATCTTCATCAAGGAGAGATAAATGTACATTCATCTCCTATAATTCCACAAACACACTCTCcacaaaagatataacaattatgCTCAAGTTCAAAAATTTCTCAAGAGAACAACGTGAGCGACCTTTATCTAACAACAAGAGAAGACATTAAAAAATTTACAAGTAAATCTATGTCCTAAAATATTGTTTTATCTTCTTACCAGTTACGAACAAATAGGTTAACAATaacgatcttaatgttagaggcatCAAGAAACATCACTTCCGTGAGAAAAGAATAACATCGACAAAAATTATTCTCTAggtcagttacgaacaaagagcaTAATTTCAGCGATATGACTCATATAAGAATTATATCTTCCCTAACCATGCACAGACGTAAATATTAAATTTCTCGAACTTATTCCTTGCCAGTTGCGGACTAAGAGAGGTAAGTTAATAAATAAGAACTTCTAATAGAATCCCTACAATATATTTTACAAAGTGTAATCGTGGGAAGATCAGTATTCCAATTATCAAAATAGTATACTCCTCCTTTAGCCAGTTACGAAAAAAAGAGTTAATAGGTTAACCAATGAGAACATATGAGATGTCCATTCTAATCACCATAAATATGATAACATGGAGCAAATCTTATAAAtattaggtattggaatcatcaTCAAAGTAAAAGTTAACCAAACTTCAATATTTTATAAATGATTATATTCGAAGTAGTTATAATGTAAAATACATAACTATATTATTTCAGAATCTAGTTTTTCCTCTTTAAAACAATAAGGataaattcctacaaggagttaactagaaACATAAATCAGATCTTAGTTACATTTTCATACCTTTCAAGAATTTCATCGTAGAATGTTCTCTTAATGTCTTTAATTCGCTTGACAACAACTTGGTTATGATAGAACACTTATGTTTCGATTGACAATACGAATAAATTCCCCATTTTCTTGCTTTTTGAgataaaattcttttgaatttgaaTCGCAACTCTATGTTGTTCA
This is a stretch of genomic DNA from Papaver somniferum cultivar HN1 chromosome 1, ASM357369v1, whole genome shotgun sequence. It encodes these proteins:
- the LOC113313910 gene encoding peptidyl-prolyl cis-trans isomerase FKBP62-like; the protein is MDDDFDIPAAEDFQDDFPDENPSLKVGEEKEIGNQGLKKKLIKEGQGWDTPDNGDEVEVHYTGTLLNGTQFDSSRDRGTPFKFKLGQGQVIKGWDLGIKTMKKGENAIFTIPAELAYGEAGSPPTIPPSATLQFDVELLSWSSVKDICKDGGIVKKVLTEGEKWENPKDLDEVLVNYEARLEDGSVVSQSEGVEFVVRDGYFCPALEKAVRTMKKKEKVLLTVKPQYGFGEKGRSASGQEAAVPPNATLLISLELLSWKIVTEVTPDKKVIKKILKEGEGYEKPNDGTVAKVKLIGKLQDGTIFLKTGHDAEEPFEFKTDNDEVIEGLDRAVMTMKKGEVALVTIEPEYAFGSSESQQELAVVPPGSTVYYEVELVSFVKDKESWDMDNAEKIVAAGRKKEEGNALFKAGKYARASKRYEKAAKFIEYDSPFSEEEKREVKTLKVSCNLNNAACKLKLKSYKEAEKLCTKVLEIESRNVKALYRRAQAYINLVDFDLAELDIKKALEIDPNNRDVKMEYKVLKEKVKEYNKKDAKFFGNIFAKMSKLDPLDTSKAKQEAEQPMNVDSTA